Proteins from a genomic interval of Desulfovibrio litoralis DSM 11393:
- the cobI gene encoding precorrin-2 C(20)-methyltransferase gives MNKLGILYGVGVGPGDPELLTLRAVKTLSKVDVILAAASSKNDYSIAYEIAKPHLSEHIEILRLNFPMTRDKLELQKAWEENARHSVEILKKGKNVAFLTLGDPLIFSTFGYLLTEILKILPELELVIEPGITSFQEAAAVSKTMLCSAGENFLLLSGINEREKLQEALAIADNSAILKAYKNLPTLLETIEEKRESIQDQTGLTQRKDSVFVSRLGFSDQKVESDLETLKNLNTPPHYLSLLLLGKRFKTRF, from the coding sequence ATGAATAAATTAGGTATATTATATGGAGTTGGCGTTGGTCCCGGAGACCCTGAACTTTTAACTTTAAGAGCTGTTAAGACTCTTTCCAAGGTCGATGTAATTTTAGCGGCCGCCTCGTCAAAAAATGATTATTCCATCGCTTACGAAATTGCAAAACCACACTTGTCGGAACATATTGAAATTTTGCGTTTAAACTTTCCTATGACCAGAGATAAGTTGGAATTACAAAAAGCTTGGGAAGAAAATGCGCGCCATAGCGTTGAGATTTTGAAAAAGGGTAAGAATGTTGCCTTTTTAACCTTGGGAGACCCTTTAATTTTTAGCACTTTTGGTTATTTATTGACTGAAATACTGAAAATATTGCCTGAGCTTGAACTTGTTATTGAGCCGGGGATTACTTCATTTCAAGAAGCGGCGGCGGTGAGTAAAACAATGCTTTGTTCGGCGGGCGAGAATTTTCTTTTACTTTCGGGGATCAATGAACGAGAAAAGTTGCAAGAGGCTTTAGCTATTGCGGATAATTCAGCTATCTTAAAGGCTTATAAAAACTTACCGACTTTGCTTGAAACTATAGAAGAAAAAAGAGAGAGTATACAGGATCAGACAGGTTTAACCCAACGAAAAGACAGTGTTTTTGTGTCTCGTTTAGGTTTTTCTGATCAAAAAGTAGAATCAGACCTTGAAACTTTGAAAAACTTAAACACACCACCTCATTATTTATCTTTATTGTTATTGGGAAAAAGATTTAAAACACGTTTTTAA
- a CDS encoding MFS transporter has product MFLEVVKNIKNKEMFIYLILLSMSVAIGFQGWSTLIVNFSIDAVGLTPAQNGLLQSVRELPGLLTVGVVLLLLFVKEEKLVFFAALISAIGVSLTGYFPTLSGLIITCLIASFGFHYFEGTNQSLTLQYFSKTEAPIVMGLLRSANACGNFVVGLCIFIAGDFFSYKQNFHLAGGLALIGIAVAFYFRPKTVVALPVQRRGVVIKARYWLFYLLTICSGARRQMFVVFSLLLLVKNFNFTVRDIALLFLINNLINWFLNPLVGRMINSIGERKLLTIKYVCLSLIFFAYTEISNIWIIVALYISEQFFFNFTLNIRTYFQKIAHPEDIAPTMSFSVTLNHIAAVIVPFVGGMLWMYDFRLPFYMGVGFAIASLILTQFMRIPDAD; this is encoded by the coding sequence ATGTTTTTAGAAGTCGTAAAAAATATAAAAAACAAAGAAATGTTTATTTACCTCATCTTGTTAAGTATGAGTGTTGCGATCGGCTTTCAGGGTTGGTCAACTTTAATAGTAAACTTTTCTATTGATGCCGTTGGTTTAACGCCCGCTCAAAACGGCTTGTTACAATCTGTGCGTGAATTACCGGGGCTTTTGACCGTTGGGGTTGTACTTCTTTTATTATTTGTAAAAGAAGAAAAGTTAGTATTTTTTGCGGCTCTTATTAGTGCGATTGGGGTGTCATTAACCGGATATTTTCCTACACTATCGGGTTTAATCATTACTTGTCTTATTGCTTCTTTTGGTTTTCATTATTTTGAAGGAACAAATCAGTCTTTAACTTTACAATATTTTAGTAAAACAGAAGCCCCGATTGTTATGGGTTTGTTGCGTAGTGCCAACGCTTGCGGAAACTTTGTTGTGGGACTTTGTATCTTTATTGCGGGTGATTTTTTTTCTTATAAACAAAATTTTCATTTGGCAGGCGGCTTGGCTTTAATCGGTATTGCCGTTGCGTTTTATTTTCGTCCTAAAACTGTCGTTGCCTTGCCTGTTCAACGCAGAGGCGTAGTTATAAAAGCACGTTATTGGTTATTTTATTTGTTAACTATTTGTTCCGGGGCGAGAAGGCAAATGTTTGTTGTATTCTCTCTGTTACTTTTAGTTAAAAATTTTAATTTTACCGTGCGAGATATTGCCTTACTCTTTTTAATTAATAACTTAATTAACTGGTTTTTAAACCCTTTAGTCGGGCGTATGATTAATAGCATTGGCGAGCGAAAACTTTTAACAATTAAATATGTTTGTTTGAGTTTGATTTTTTTCGCTTATACAGAAATCTCAAATATTTGGATTATTGTTGCTTTATATATTAGTGAGCAGTTTTTCTTTAACTTTACTTTAAATATTCGTACTTATTTTCAAAAAATTGCTCACCCCGAAGATATTGCACCGACTATGTCTTTTAGCGTTACTCTTAACCATATTGCGGCGGTAATTGTGCCGTTTGTCGGTGGAATGCTTTGGATGTATGATTTTAGATTGCCATTTTATATGGGAGTCGGCTTTGCTATAGCGTCATTGATTTTAACTCAGTTTATGCGAATTCCTGACGCTGATTAA
- a CDS encoding FecCD family ABC transporter permease, with protein MLNSTQTFNLSLPKSIAKTFWFSLLLLILVSFVLACMSGVMELSFNQVLGVFFSVFSGENTDKTHSLVILNLRFARAVLAFFGGAALGVAGLILQNVLQNPLADAFTLGVASGSAFGAVLALVLGLPVFVYVFGVQVPLLSFMALFGALLALIFVFFIAFNTQKKARSLASETLILAGVICSSFLAALISLLKALNEDAVPGIVFWIMGSFQGKSWTEFQLMLPLSVLGFVLIYLFKRPLDLLSLGNIQATQLGVSTRSIRLVLILGASALSAATVSVAGIIGFVGLLVPHFVRLLFLRLGYSVLPSKLILPTALIGGLLLLWADVLARRLLSFGVYLGFNNLSGVDLPVGVVTALIGVPFFCWILKYRYE; from the coding sequence ATGTTAAACTCCACTCAAACATTCAATTTATCTTTACCAAAATCAATAGCTAAAACTTTTTGGTTTAGTCTTCTATTGCTTATTTTGGTTTCTTTTGTTTTGGCTTGTATGAGTGGGGTTATGGAACTTAGCTTTAATCAGGTTTTAGGTGTTTTTTTTAGTGTGTTTAGTGGCGAAAATACCGATAAAACACATTCTTTGGTCATTTTAAATTTACGTTTTGCGAGGGCTGTGCTTGCGTTTTTTGGCGGGGCGGCTCTTGGAGTAGCCGGTTTGATTTTGCAAAATGTTTTACAAAACCCTTTGGCTGATGCTTTTACCCTTGGCGTTGCAAGCGGCTCAGCGTTTGGAGCTGTTTTAGCGTTGGTTTTGGGGTTGCCTGTTTTTGTTTATGTTTTCGGGGTGCAAGTTCCTTTGTTGAGCTTTATGGCGTTATTCGGAGCTTTATTGGCTTTAATCTTTGTATTTTTTATTGCGTTTAATACTCAAAAAAAAGCTCGGTCTTTAGCTTCGGAAACTTTAATTTTAGCCGGAGTAATTTGTTCAAGTTTTTTAGCTGCTTTGATTTCTTTGCTCAAAGCCTTAAATGAAGATGCCGTTCCCGGGATTGTTTTCTGGATTATGGGCAGTTTTCAAGGAAAAAGTTGGACGGAATTTCAACTTATGTTGCCTTTAAGTGTTTTGGGTTTTGTTTTGATTTATCTTTTTAAACGTCCGCTTGATCTTTTAAGTTTGGGAAATATTCAGGCAACACAGCTTGGAGTTTCTACTCGCAGTATTCGTTTAGTTTTAATTTTAGGGGCGAGTGCTTTGAGTGCGGCGACGGTTTCCGTAGCAGGTATTATCGGATTTGTCGGTTTATTGGTGCCTCATTTTGTGAGACTTTTGTTTTTACGCTTGGGTTATAGTGTTTTGCCTTCAAAGTTAATTTTACCTACCGCTTTAATTGGCGGTTTGTTGCTTCTTTGGGCAGATGTTTTAGCTAGAAGGTTGTTAAGCTTTGGTGTTTATTTGGGTTTTAACAATTTAAGCGGGGTTGATTTACCTGTTGGAGTTGTAACGGCTTTAATCGGTGTTCCTTTTTTTTGTTGGATTTTAAAGTATAGATATGAATAA
- the rfbD gene encoding dTDP-4-dehydrorhamnose reductase, translated as MVTLQEDKDQASKVLILGGDGGLLGSALVCVFKADGWKVDATKRKDFDHLDPVRLKEVISASKPDLIINTIAYTQVDQAEDEPQQADKVNRILPLTLGEIVKKLGIKLIHYSTDFVFSGSKKKPYLTTDEPSSESVYGKTKLDGEKTLLALDSKDICIIRTAWLFGPSKKNFVATILKLCETKKELNVVFDQIGSPTYTVDLAEYSLALAKKLMLGQASGIYHIVNSGQASWCELAAEAVRLSQSDCRILAISSDQYPQKAKRPPYSVLDTSRFTELTGVTPRPWLKGLSDFLYREDKNQVCK; from the coding sequence ATGGTAACTCTTCAGGAAGATAAAGATCAAGCTTCTAAGGTTTTGATTTTAGGCGGAGACGGCGGTTTACTCGGTTCGGCTTTGGTTTGTGTTTTTAAAGCTGATGGTTGGAAAGTTGATGCAACAAAAAGAAAAGATTTTGACCATCTTGATCCGGTAAGATTAAAAGAAGTAATCAGCGCTTCCAAGCCTGATTTAATTATTAATACCATAGCTTATACTCAAGTTGATCAGGCAGAAGACGAACCGCAACAAGCTGATAAAGTTAACCGTATTTTACCTTTGACTTTAGGTGAAATTGTAAAAAAGCTAGGTATAAAATTAATACATTATAGTACAGATTTTGTATTTTCAGGTTCAAAAAAGAAGCCTTATCTGACGACTGATGAACCGTCTTCTGAATCTGTTTATGGAAAAACAAAGCTAGACGGTGAAAAAACCCTTTTGGCGTTAGATTCAAAAGATATTTGCATTATCCGGACTGCTTGGCTGTTTGGACCTTCAAAGAAAAACTTTGTAGCAACGATCTTAAAGCTTTGTGAAACCAAAAAAGAACTTAATGTTGTTTTTGATCAAATAGGTTCACCGACTTATACCGTTGATCTTGCTGAATATAGTTTAGCTTTGGCAAAAAAATTAATGCTTGGTCAAGCCTCGGGAATTTATCATATCGTAAATTCCGGTCAGGCGAGTTGGTGCGAACTTGCAGCGGAAGCCGTTCGTTTATCACAGTCTGACTGTAGAATTTTGGCGATTAGCTCTGATCAATATCCACAAAAAGCAAAACGCCCGCCTTATTCCGTTTTGGATACTTCTCGTTTTACCGAATTAACCGGAGTTACTCCACGCCCTTGGTTAAAGGGTTTGAGCGATTTTTTATATAGAGAAGACAAAAACCAAGTTTGTAAATAA
- a CDS encoding peptidylprolyl isomerase, which yields MKGKSFILNALICGLLLVFFSFGFALAADNPRVKFETSMGDFVVELYPDKAPLTVENFLQYVNSGFYNGTIFHRVIEKFMIQGGGFTTDMRQKETTPPVKNEANNGLGNNAYTIAMARTNAPHSATAQFFINTVDNDFLNFKSETSSGWGYAVFGKVVDGKKVIDKIKKVGTRNLMGHQNVPVEPVIINKASVLTK from the coding sequence ATGAAGGGGAAAAGTTTTATTTTAAATGCTTTAATCTGTGGGTTATTGCTTGTATTTTTTAGTTTTGGTTTCGCCTTGGCGGCTGATAATCCAAGGGTAAAGTTTGAAACTTCTATGGGTGATTTTGTGGTTGAACTTTATCCCGATAAAGCTCCGCTTACTGTGGAAAACTTTTTGCAATATGTAAACAGTGGGTTTTATAACGGCACTATTTTTCATAGAGTTATCGAAAAGTTTATGATTCAAGGCGGTGGTTTTACTACTGATATGAGACAAAAAGAAACCACTCCCCCTGTTAAAAACGAAGCAAACAACGGGCTTGGTAATAACGCCTATACTATAGCCATGGCGAGAACTAATGCTCCGCACTCTGCCACTGCACAGTTTTTTATTAACACTGTTGACAATGATTTTTTAAATTTTAAATCAGAAACTTCTTCCGGTTGGGGATATGCCGTTTTTGGTAAAGTTGTTGACGGTAAAAAAGTTATTGATAAAATTAAAAAAGTAGGGACAAGAAACTTGATGGGACATCAAAACGTTCCCGTTGAACCGGTTATAATTAATAAAGCCTCTGTTTTAACAAAATAA
- a CDS encoding ABC transporter ATP-binding protein, giving the protein MNKNILLKAEDLYLSYTNNKGVNAQSSVLKGVSLELFSGEIVGLLGPNGAGKSSLLFALVGSLALNAGKVFVSPVQNVFKESEIANKQTQDLSTKLELSALSTKEKSRLIACLNQKNTYVPSLSVAEFVLMGRYANGGLWADYSQEDYEIVLESLKECGIEKLQSKKMSELSGGELQLSFLAQILAKQTPLILLDEVSSSLDINHSINIFNILEQKKKKGASILAAIHDINLAALYCDRLIFIQDGSIKYFGRTESLFNSAVFAEIYKVNVEIFYNSQGKPQLSFLPSSVINNSGDGVDND; this is encoded by the coding sequence ATGAATAAAAATATTCTTTTAAAAGCGGAAGATTTATATCTAAGCTATACAAATAACAAGGGTGTAAACGCTCAAAGTTCGGTGTTAAAAGGCGTTTCTCTTGAGTTGTTTTCCGGAGAAATTGTGGGTTTGCTTGGTCCAAACGGAGCAGGTAAAAGCTCTTTGTTATTTGCTTTAGTTGGTTCTTTGGCTTTAAACGCTGGCAAAGTTTTTGTATCTCCCGTTCAAAATGTTTTTAAAGAGAGCGAGATTGCTAATAAACAAACACAAGATTTATCAACAAAGCTGGAATTATCAGCTCTTAGCACCAAAGAAAAGTCTCGTTTAATCGCTTGTTTAAATCAAAAAAATACTTATGTGCCGAGTTTGAGTGTTGCGGAATTTGTTTTAATGGGGCGTTATGCAAACGGTGGTTTGTGGGCTGATTATAGTCAAGAAGATTATGAGATTGTTTTGGAAAGTTTGAAAGAATGCGGAATTGAAAAATTACAAAGCAAAAAAATGTCCGAACTTTCAGGCGGCGAGTTACAACTTTCTTTTTTGGCTCAAATTTTGGCAAAACAAACTCCGCTTATTTTGTTGGACGAAGTAAGTAGCTCTTTGGATATTAATCACAGTATTAATATTTTTAATATCTTAGAGCAAAAAAAGAAGAAAGGTGCGAGTATTTTGGCGGCTATACATGATATTAACCTCGCCGCACTTTATTGCGATCGTCTGATTTTTATACAAGACGGAAGCATAAAATATTTTGGTCGTACTGAAAGTTTATTTAATTCGGCTGTTTTTGCCGAAATATATAAAGTGAACGTGGAAATATTTTATAACTCTCAAGGTAAGCCCCAACTTTCGTTTTTGCCCAGTTCTGTCATTAATAATAGTGGCGACGGAGTTGATAATGATTAA
- a CDS encoding alanine/glycine:cation symporter family protein has protein sequence MLATITGYVKELNDIVWGPIMLALLLGTGFYLTLGLRFLTLLRLSSAFRLLWHGRKAKQSEEGELSPFNALMTALAATIGTGNIVGVATAIYLGGPGALFWMWCTALVGMATKFSEITLAVHYREVSDKGSYVGGPMYYIKNGLGANWKWLGTLFAFFGAIAGFGIGNTVQANSIAAALKSTYAIPEYATAAILVVLVASVLLGGIKRIGDVAGKVVPFMAIFYISSALLALAFMYDKIPGAFATIFDSAFNGTAVTGGFVGSTMIMAIRYGVARGVFSNEAGLGSAPIAHATAITSNPVRQALIGMLGTFLDTIVVCTMTGLVIVASGVWEIGTIKGAELTTRAFSTTLPVLGSHIVTIGLALFAFTTILGWSVYSERCVIYLFGDKMAIVYRIIYTIIVPLGAVASLDFVWLISDTFNALMAIPNLIALLMLSPVVFRLAQERITEAVNYKKD, from the coding sequence ATGCTCGCAACAATCACAGGATATGTTAAAGAACTAAACGACATAGTTTGGGGACCTATTATGCTTGCTCTATTACTTGGAACAGGCTTTTATTTAACTCTCGGTTTACGCTTTTTAACGTTACTCAGGCTGTCCAGTGCCTTTAGACTCTTATGGCACGGAAGAAAAGCCAAACAAAGTGAAGAAGGCGAATTAAGCCCTTTTAACGCCCTTATGACCGCCCTTGCGGCAACTATCGGAACAGGAAACATAGTTGGCGTTGCCACAGCGATATATTTAGGTGGTCCGGGGGCTTTATTTTGGATGTGGTGTACCGCTCTCGTCGGTATGGCAACAAAATTTAGCGAAATTACACTTGCCGTTCACTATCGAGAAGTTTCCGATAAAGGAAGCTACGTCGGCGGCCCTATGTATTATATTAAAAATGGCTTAGGTGCTAACTGGAAATGGCTCGGAACTTTATTTGCATTTTTTGGTGCTATCGCAGGTTTCGGAATAGGAAATACCGTACAAGCAAACTCTATTGCGGCAGCTTTAAAATCGACTTATGCGATACCTGAATACGCAACTGCCGCCATACTAGTTGTTTTGGTTGCCTCTGTACTTTTAGGCGGAATCAAGCGTATTGGAGATGTTGCGGGAAAAGTTGTTCCATTTATGGCAATTTTTTATATTTCCTCTGCTCTTTTAGCTCTTGCATTTATGTATGATAAAATTCCCGGTGCCTTTGCCACTATTTTTGATAGTGCCTTTAACGGAACAGCTGTTACCGGCGGATTTGTTGGTTCAACAATGATTATGGCGATACGCTACGGCGTTGCACGTGGTGTTTTTTCTAACGAAGCCGGTTTGGGAAGTGCCCCTATCGCTCACGCAACAGCAATCACGTCTAACCCTGTACGCCAAGCCTTAATCGGTATGCTCGGAACTTTTTTAGATACTATCGTTGTTTGTACAATGACAGGATTGGTAATTGTCGCCAGTGGCGTTTGGGAAATTGGAACAATTAAAGGTGCGGAACTTACCACTCGTGCATTTTCTACTACCCTACCTGTTTTAGGATCACATATCGTTACGATAGGTTTAGCCCTTTTTGCTTTTACTACAATTTTAGGTTGGAGCGTTTATAGCGAGCGTTGTGTTATTTATCTTTTTGGAGATAAAATGGCAATAGTTTATCGTATTATATACACAATAATTGTTCCGCTTGGAGCAGTCGCCAGCCTTGATTTTGTATGGCTTATTTCTGATACCTTTAACGCATTAATGGCGATACCAAACTTAATTGCCTTATTAATGTTAAGCCCGGTCGTCTTTAGATTAGCCCAAGAACGTATTACAGAAGCAGTAAATTATAAAAAAGATTAA
- a CDS encoding DVU0298 family protein, translating into MASFRQLKTNWKTLILNGQQEEVLKQALALEGREAIAPLISFFCHDGTVKWYSINIFGAVVAQLAAKDIDTARIVMRQLMWQLNEESGNLGWGIPEAFASVLSNTASQSKHWELGKFSTKEKEQSAKLAHEYAKLLHSYILDTGSEDNFCEHAPLRQGAFWGNGRFCSAYPSLAKKCLASLIAGLKDEDYTCRLFALWALIQAKAVFDLNATENNEIHNALLLFKKENHTALESNSIHITLLDAPNWTQITEYNAQELLTTRLKV; encoded by the coding sequence ATGGCGAGCTTCAGACAACTAAAAACTAATTGGAAGACCTTAATTTTAAACGGTCAACAAGAAGAAGTATTGAAACAAGCTTTAGCCTTAGAAGGGCGTGAAGCCATAGCTCCGCTTATTTCATTCTTTTGTCATGACGGCACCGTAAAATGGTACAGTATAAACATTTTTGGTGCCGTTGTGGCTCAATTAGCGGCAAAAGACATAGACACAGCACGCATCGTCATGCGTCAGTTAATGTGGCAGTTAAACGAAGAATCGGGCAACTTAGGTTGGGGCATTCCCGAAGCCTTTGCCTCTGTTTTATCAAATACAGCCTCGCAAAGTAAACACTGGGAGCTGGGTAAATTCAGCACAAAAGAAAAAGAACAGTCTGCAAAATTAGCACATGAATATGCCAAGCTCTTACACTCTTATATTTTAGATACGGGAAGTGAAGATAATTTTTGCGAACACGCCCCCCTACGCCAAGGAGCATTTTGGGGTAACGGACGTTTTTGCTCGGCGTATCCTTCTTTAGCAAAAAAGTGTTTAGCTAGTTTAATCGCAGGCTTAAAAGATGAAGATTATACTTGTCGTCTTTTTGCACTCTGGGCGTTAATTCAAGCAAAGGCGGTTTTCGATTTAAACGCAACAGAAAATAATGAAATACATAACGCCTTGTTGTTGTTTAAAAAAGAAAATCACACAGCACTAGAAAGTAATTCTATTCATATTACTTTGCTTGATGCACCCAATTGGACTCAAATAACAGAGTATAATGCTCAAGAATTATTAACAACAAGACTAAAAGTTTAG
- a CDS encoding sirohydrochlorin cobaltochelatase — protein sequence MANKPVVPDTVILVGFGSAVPSASMTYQKAIDELNEILNRESQMKYAVVRTAFTSRFFLNSPEGREQKAQSLEQVLASSTVQGVKQIYIQSLHVSAGQEFNDVQKISQAFEGLPKGIKKVYISSPLIASAEDAQKLAQVLITEEKASQDEVVLFVGHGGKADGASLSLLALQGALWNLAPNYYVVSLESEPSFDSALVFLEKMKAKKVRLVPLMTVIGDHVLNDIGGMDKAHDSAESLFAQLNAKGYQCVSVKKSLFERRTVLKLFAEKLVAVMRSTKTN from the coding sequence ATGGCAAATAAGCCAGTTGTGCCTGATACTGTGATTTTGGTTGGTTTTGGTTCTGCTGTGCCGTCCGCCTCTATGACTTATCAAAAAGCAATTGACGAATTAAATGAAATATTGAATCGCGAATCACAAATGAAGTATGCGGTTGTTAGAACTGCGTTTACTTCTCGCTTTTTTTTAAATAGCCCGGAAGGTAGAGAGCAAAAAGCCCAAAGTTTAGAACAAGTTTTGGCTTCGTCTACTGTTCAAGGGGTAAAACAAATATATATCCAGTCCTTACATGTGAGTGCGGGGCAAGAATTTAATGATGTGCAAAAAATTTCTCAAGCGTTTGAGGGTTTACCTAAAGGGATAAAAAAAGTGTATATTTCCAGCCCGTTAATTGCTAGTGCCGAAGATGCCCAAAAACTTGCTCAAGTATTAATTACAGAAGAAAAAGCCAGTCAAGATGAAGTCGTTTTGTTTGTGGGGCATGGCGGAAAAGCCGATGGTGCTAGTTTAAGTTTATTAGCATTGCAGGGTGCATTATGGAATTTAGCTCCTAACTATTATGTAGTGTCGCTTGAGTCAGAGCCAAGTTTTGACTCCGCTTTAGTTTTTTTAGAAAAAATGAAAGCGAAAAAAGTACGTTTAGTGCCACTCATGACAGTGATTGGTGATCATGTTTTAAATGATATAGGCGGAATGGATAAAGCTCATGACTCGGCTGAATCTTTGTTTGCTCAGTTAAATGCTAAAGGTTACCAGTGTGTTAGCGTTAAAAAATCCTTGTTTGAACGTAGAACCGTATTAAAACTTTTTGCTGAGAAACTTGTTGCTGTTATGCGGTCAACAAAAACCAACTAG
- a CDS encoding adenylate kinase: MNVLIFGPNGSGKGTQGSLVKQKYNLAHIESGAIFREHIGGGTELGKKAKAYIDRGDLVPDDITIPMVLETLKTKGANGWLLDGFPRNIVQAKKLWEALESANMKLDYTIEILLPREIAKKRIMGRRLCVNDNNHPNNIFIDAIKPNGDKCRVCGGDLKTRADDQDEGAINKRHDIYYDTKEGTLAAVNFFKDLANKGKSTFIQLNGEGSIDSIKETLLKQMK, translated from the coding sequence GTGAACGTACTTATTTTTGGACCCAACGGCAGTGGTAAGGGAACGCAAGGTTCTTTGGTAAAACAAAAATACAATCTTGCACACATTGAATCCGGTGCTATTTTCCGTGAACATATAGGTGGTGGAACAGAGCTTGGTAAAAAAGCCAAAGCCTATATTGATCGTGGAGATTTAGTGCCTGATGATATTACTATCCCCATGGTTTTAGAAACTCTAAAAACCAAAGGTGCAAACGGTTGGTTGCTTGATGGTTTTCCGCGTAATATAGTTCAAGCGAAAAAGTTATGGGAAGCTTTGGAATCTGCCAATATGAAGCTTGATTACACAATAGAAATACTTTTGCCTCGTGAAATTGCCAAAAAGCGTATTATGGGTCGTCGTTTGTGTGTTAATGATAATAACCACCCAAATAATATTTTTATTGATGCAATTAAGCCTAATGGTGATAAATGCCGTGTTTGTGGTGGCGATTTAAAAACACGTGCTGATGACCAAGATGAAGGTGCTATCAATAAGCGTCATGATATTTATTATGATACCAAAGAAGGTACTTTGGCCGCCGTTAATTTCTTTAAAGACCTTGCTAATAAAGGTAAAAGTACGTTTATACAACTTAATGGCGAAGGTAGCATAGATAGTATTAAAGAAACTTTATTAAAACAAATGAAGTAA
- a CDS encoding ABC transporter substrate-binding protein yields the protein MIKIKGICYYCSVFLFVMFVCSAQAEEKNIQLGDINNQFTIVDATQTQVILNKPAQKIVILYAGFESLLRPLNKMNCVINRTDTTSMELKNLPSIGTHMHPNFEQIIALNPDLVLQLYSERPESKQIVKQLRGFGLNVAVFKLETFEDIFTSLKQLAILSDAKMSANELDSLCRLNLSTESLDELETSKNLGAYIAYKLRNKLALLDDVLKKYSLSLKPRVFVELRYPNLLGAGKNSLQHEIISRAGGRNVLETYSQRLVKLDEETLLMLDPELVIMQQGAMYQEPVSLSERPVLKALNKSKTLVVNSLAYSHPSLASIDAVFELAIFLHPELSETIKSIK from the coding sequence ATGATTAAAATAAAAGGAATTTGTTATTATTGCAGTGTATTCTTGTTTGTTATGTTTGTCTGTTCCGCTCAAGCAGAAGAGAAAAATATCCAACTAGGCGATATAAATAATCAATTCACTATTGTTGATGCAACTCAAACTCAGGTTATTTTAAATAAGCCTGCTCAAAAAATAGTTATTTTATATGCGGGTTTTGAATCTTTGTTACGTCCGTTAAATAAGATGAATTGCGTGATAAATAGAACAGATACAACAAGTATGGAGTTAAAAAACTTACCAAGTATCGGGACGCACATGCACCCGAATTTTGAACAAATTATTGCCTTAAACCCTGATCTTGTTTTACAACTTTATTCAGAGCGTCCGGAAAGTAAACAAATTGTTAAACAATTAAGAGGCTTTGGTTTGAATGTTGCTGTTTTTAAACTTGAAACTTTTGAAGATATTTTTACAAGCTTAAAACAATTGGCTATTTTGTCAGATGCAAAAATGTCCGCTAACGAATTAGATAGTTTATGTCGGTTAAATCTTTCTACCGAATCTTTAGATGAACTTGAAACAAGTAAAAATCTTGGGGCGTATATTGCTTATAAGTTGCGGAATAAATTAGCTTTACTTGACGATGTATTAAAAAAATACAGTCTTTCGCTTAAGCCAAGGGTTTTTGTTGAGCTGCGTTATCCAAATTTATTGGGAGCAGGGAAAAACTCATTGCAACATGAAATTATTTCCAGAGCGGGCGGGCGTAATGTTTTAGAAACTTATTCGCAACGCTTGGTTAAACTTGATGAAGAGACGCTTTTAATGCTTGACCCAGAGCTTGTTATTATGCAACAAGGTGCGATGTATCAAGAGCCTGTTTCCTTGTCTGAGCGTCCTGTTTTAAAAGCTTTGAACAAAAGTAAAACTTTGGTGGTAAATTCTTTGGCTTATTCTCACCCGAGTTTAGCTAGTATTGATGCCGTCTTTGAACTGGCAATCTTTTTACATCCTGAACTATCTGAAACAATTAAGAGTATAAAATGA